Proteins encoded within one genomic window of Sebastes fasciatus isolate fSebFas1 chromosome 18, fSebFas1.pri, whole genome shotgun sequence:
- the znf513a gene encoding zinc finger protein 513a isoform X2 — translation MESETDNSHSTTDNGREDEGGSAQSESSFPPYLSCRGCGQLRDEPLGPGIDLVGPYCLRCCKASRDAKSTDFCSAFGNIGGIRPGSHLQLDAEEMDDKAMSAEDKLSKLHSCHLCGFSSRYANHVKRHMKTHNGEKPFNCPLCTYASAQLVNLQRHLRIHTGEKPYKCDICSFACSSLGNLKRHQRMHVPSAGAGQDPMPRPASGQNSLKRHVTGQRPNEEVSGPSAKVSEVARPTSNQSLGAQNNDYLSAFDGLKGASTPPVPASNPAPGHQPPPQLDNTGSGGSRATRGGVADGAAALPTSLFPYTCRLCGIVLEDEDGTSAQICAKCTLEMLTKDSSSPSSPGERSDKVYTCAACPFLTHYPNHLARHMKTHSGEKPYKCPQCDYASAHFDNLKRHHRVHTGEKPYKCHLCDYACGNLANLKRHQRVHSGAKPFQCAVCSYSCNQSMNLKRHMLRHTGEKPYKCQECGYTTGHWDNYKRHQKKHGLATDGWVKVPMTGNGEEAEVRKGMGAGGPAHRKETGVDMQYMPREGGQTIHSCYKLEIV, via the exons ATGGAAAGTGAAACAGACAACTCGCACAGCACAACTGACAACGGGAGGGAAGACGAGGGCGGCTCAGCCCAGTCCGAGTCCAGTTTTCCTCCCTACCTGTCGTGCAGGGGCTGCGGACAGCTCCGCGATGAACCTCTCGGACCTGGCATAGACCTGGTTGGTCCGTACTGCCTTCGGTGCTGCAAAGCCTCCAGGGACGCCAAAAGCACAGACTTTTGTTCAGCTTTTGGGAACATCGGCGGGATTCGCCCGGGCTCCCATTTGCAGCTCGACGCTGAAGAGATGGACGACAAAGCAATGTCAGCCGAGGACAAATTGTCCAAACTGCATTCTTGCCACCTCTGTGGCTTCTCCTCGCGTTACGCCAACCACGTGAAGCGTCACATGAAGACTCACAACGGGGAGAAGCCCTTTAACTGCCCTTTGTGTACGTACGCCTCGGCCCAGCTGGTGAACCTGCAGAGACACTTGCGCATTCACACGGGGGAAAAACCGTACAAATGTGACATCTGCAGTTTTGCCTGTAGTTCCCTTGGCAACCTAAAGAGGCATCAGCGCATGCATGTGCCTTCTGCAGGGGCGGGACAGGACCCCATGCCACGACCTGCCAGTGGCCAAAACAGCCTGAAGAGGCATGTGACTGGGCAAAGACCCAATGAAGAAGTGTCTGGTCCTTCAGCCAAGG TTTCAGAAGTTGCGAGGCCAACTTCAAACCAGAGTCTGGGAGCCCAGAACAATGACTACCTATCAGCCTTTGATGGCTTAAAGGGGGCTTCAACTCCACCCGTACCTGCCTCTAACCCAGCTCCTGGCCACCAACCTCCACCCCAGCTGGACAACACAGGCAGCGGTGGCAGCAGAGCGACCAGAGGGGGCGTAGCAGACGGCGCCGCCGCCCTCCCCACGTCACTTTTCCCTTATACTTGCCGGTTGTGTGGCATCGTCCTGGAGGACGAGGACGGCACCTCGGCCCAGATTTGTGCCAAGTGTACCCTTGAAATGCTGACTAAAGACTCCTCGTCTCCCAGCAGCCCTGGCGAGCGCAGCGACAAGGTGTACACCTGCGCCGCCTGCCCGTTCCTCACACACTACCCGAACCACTTGGCACGCCACATGAAAACTCACAGCGGCGAGAAACCCTACAAGTGCCCACAGTGCGACTACGCCTCAGCGCACTTCGACAACCTCAAGCGCCACCACAGAGTGCACACGGGCGAGAAACCTTACAAGTGCCATTTGTGCGATTACGCCTGCGGGAACCTGGCCAACCTGAAGCGCCACCAGCGGGTGCACTCGGGCGCGAAGCCCTTCCAGTGCGCCGTGTGCAGTTACAGCTGCAACCAGAGCATGAACCTGAAGCGGCACATGCTCCGGCATACGGGAGAGAAGCCGTACAAGTGTCAGGAGTGCGGCTACACCACCGGCCACTGGGACAATTACAAGAGGCATCAGAAGAAACACGGCCTGGCCACAGACGGCTGGGTCAAAGTTCCAATGACTGGCAACGGTGAAGAAGCAGAAGTGAGGAAAGGGATGGGAGCTGGCGGTCCAGCTCACAGAAAAGAGACGGGGGTTGATATGCAGTATATGCCTCGGGAGGGAGGTCAGACAATACACTCGTGCTACAAACTTGAGATTGTATAG
- the znf513a gene encoding zinc finger protein 513a isoform X1 — protein sequence MPRKKQQNPQPVKLDSEDGVAIEAPGNLTLDTDFLLGQDLEFGDPDHDNKILGLAKFSEVAAEIGFSVYPLGDEESPAYSQLSMESETDNSHSTTDNGREDEGGSAQSESSFPPYLSCRGCGQLRDEPLGPGIDLVGPYCLRCCKASRDAKSTDFCSAFGNIGGIRPGSHLQLDAEEMDDKAMSAEDKLSKLHSCHLCGFSSRYANHVKRHMKTHNGEKPFNCPLCTYASAQLVNLQRHLRIHTGEKPYKCDICSFACSSLGNLKRHQRMHVPSAGAGQDPMPRPASGQNSLKRHVTGQRPNEEVSGPSAKVSEVARPTSNQSLGAQNNDYLSAFDGLKGASTPPVPASNPAPGHQPPPQLDNTGSGGSRATRGGVADGAAALPTSLFPYTCRLCGIVLEDEDGTSAQICAKCTLEMLTKDSSSPSSPGERSDKVYTCAACPFLTHYPNHLARHMKTHSGEKPYKCPQCDYASAHFDNLKRHHRVHTGEKPYKCHLCDYACGNLANLKRHQRVHSGAKPFQCAVCSYSCNQSMNLKRHMLRHTGEKPYKCQECGYTTGHWDNYKRHQKKHGLATDGWVKVPMTGNGEEAEVRKGMGAGGPAHRKETGVDMQYMPREGGQTIHSCYKLEIV from the exons AAGTAGCTGCTGAGATCGGTTTCTCTGTGTATCCTCTGGGTGATGAGGAGAGCCCTGCCTACAGCCAACTCAGCATGGAAAGTGAAACAGACAACTCGCACAGCACAACTGACAACGGGAGGGAAGACGAGGGCGGCTCAGCCCAGTCCGAGTCCAGTTTTCCTCCCTACCTGTCGTGCAGGGGCTGCGGACAGCTCCGCGATGAACCTCTCGGACCTGGCATAGACCTGGTTGGTCCGTACTGCCTTCGGTGCTGCAAAGCCTCCAGGGACGCCAAAAGCACAGACTTTTGTTCAGCTTTTGGGAACATCGGCGGGATTCGCCCGGGCTCCCATTTGCAGCTCGACGCTGAAGAGATGGACGACAAAGCAATGTCAGCCGAGGACAAATTGTCCAAACTGCATTCTTGCCACCTCTGTGGCTTCTCCTCGCGTTACGCCAACCACGTGAAGCGTCACATGAAGACTCACAACGGGGAGAAGCCCTTTAACTGCCCTTTGTGTACGTACGCCTCGGCCCAGCTGGTGAACCTGCAGAGACACTTGCGCATTCACACGGGGGAAAAACCGTACAAATGTGACATCTGCAGTTTTGCCTGTAGTTCCCTTGGCAACCTAAAGAGGCATCAGCGCATGCATGTGCCTTCTGCAGGGGCGGGACAGGACCCCATGCCACGACCTGCCAGTGGCCAAAACAGCCTGAAGAGGCATGTGACTGGGCAAAGACCCAATGAAGAAGTGTCTGGTCCTTCAGCCAAGG TTTCAGAAGTTGCGAGGCCAACTTCAAACCAGAGTCTGGGAGCCCAGAACAATGACTACCTATCAGCCTTTGATGGCTTAAAGGGGGCTTCAACTCCACCCGTACCTGCCTCTAACCCAGCTCCTGGCCACCAACCTCCACCCCAGCTGGACAACACAGGCAGCGGTGGCAGCAGAGCGACCAGAGGGGGCGTAGCAGACGGCGCCGCCGCCCTCCCCACGTCACTTTTCCCTTATACTTGCCGGTTGTGTGGCATCGTCCTGGAGGACGAGGACGGCACCTCGGCCCAGATTTGTGCCAAGTGTACCCTTGAAATGCTGACTAAAGACTCCTCGTCTCCCAGCAGCCCTGGCGAGCGCAGCGACAAGGTGTACACCTGCGCCGCCTGCCCGTTCCTCACACACTACCCGAACCACTTGGCACGCCACATGAAAACTCACAGCGGCGAGAAACCCTACAAGTGCCCACAGTGCGACTACGCCTCAGCGCACTTCGACAACCTCAAGCGCCACCACAGAGTGCACACGGGCGAGAAACCTTACAAGTGCCATTTGTGCGATTACGCCTGCGGGAACCTGGCCAACCTGAAGCGCCACCAGCGGGTGCACTCGGGCGCGAAGCCCTTCCAGTGCGCCGTGTGCAGTTACAGCTGCAACCAGAGCATGAACCTGAAGCGGCACATGCTCCGGCATACGGGAGAGAAGCCGTACAAGTGTCAGGAGTGCGGCTACACCACCGGCCACTGGGACAATTACAAGAGGCATCAGAAGAAACACGGCCTGGCCACAGACGGCTGGGTCAAAGTTCCAATGACTGGCAACGGTGAAGAAGCAGAAGTGAGGAAAGGGATGGGAGCTGGCGGTCCAGCTCACAGAAAAGAGACGGGGGTTGATATGCAGTATATGCCTCGGGAGGGAGGTCAGACAATACACTCGTGCTACAAACTTGAGATTGTATAG